CCGTGCCGCCCCTGCTTCTGGCCGTGGGTATCGACTTCGGCATCCACACCATCAACCGCTACCGCGAGGAGCGCGTCACCGGCGCCACCATCGACGCGGCGATCCGCCGGGCGCTCGGCCAGTTGCTCGTCGCCTTCTTCATCGTCACGGGGACGACGGTCATCGGCTTCGCCGCCAACCTGACCAGCACGCTCGCCCCGATCCGGCAGTTCGGGATCGTCGCCGCCGTCGGCATCGCCGTCACCTTCCTCGTGTTCGGCTTCTTCCTCCCGGCCGCGAAAGTCGCCGGCGACCGGTTCCGCGACGCCCGCGACCTCCCCGCGTTCGGCCAGCAACCCCTCGGCCGCGAGGGGTCGCGACTCGCCAGGGCCCTCACGAGCGGGGTCGCGGTCGCCCGGCGCACCCCCGTCCTCTTCCTCTTGCTCGTCCTGGCGATTTCGGGCGGCTCGGCGGTTTACGCGACCGGCGTCGACACGTCCTTCTCCGAAGAGGACTTCCTGCCCCCGGCGGAGACGCCGGCCACCCTCGAGCGCCTGCCCGAACCGTTCGCACCGGGGGAATATACCGTCACTCGCGATATCGAATTCCTCGAGGACAACTTCGAGGCCAGCCAGGGTGACACGGTGACGATCTACATCGAGGGGGAACTGACGCGGGATTCGACCCTGCAGTCGTTCCAGCGGGCCCGTGAACGCCCGCCCGGGTCGTTCGTCTCGACGAACCGGCGCGCCGAGACGACCAGCATCGTGACCGTGATCCGCGACTACGCCAACGAGTCCGCCGAGTTCCGGGCGCTCGTCGACCGCAACGACGTCGACGCCGACGGCGTCCCGGAGGACGACCTGGAACAGGTGTACGACGCACTCCTCGCCTCGCCCCAGCGCGACCGCGCGTTGCAGTACCTGACGGAGAACCGTCGGGCCGCCCGCGTCGAGTACGAGACGGAGGCCACGGCGTCCCAGGAGGCGGTCACGACCGACGCACGCGAGGTGGCCGACCGCTACCGGGCCGACGCCACCGCCACCGGGCAGGTGGTCGTCTTCCAGTCCATCTCCGCGCTGATCCTGGAGTCGGCGGTCACGAGCCTCGTCGCCGCGCTCGCGCTGGTCGCGGTCTTCCTCGTGATCGCCTACGCGGTCCTCGAGGACGCGCCCGTGCTCGGCCTGGTCAACCTCGTCCCGATCGCCGTCTCGGTCGCGCTGCTGGCCGGTACCCTCCGGCTACTGGGCCTCTCGTTCAACGCCTTCACCGCCACGATCCTCTCGATCACCATCGGCCTCGGCATCGACTACTCCGCGCACGTCGTCCACCGGTTCGCCGACGAGTACGAGGACGGCGACCCCTTCGCCGCGCTCGACCGCACGGTGGCCGGCACCGGCGGCGCGCTCACCGGCAGCATGCTCACCACCACCACCGGCGTCGGCGTCCTCGTGTTCGCGCTCACGCCCGTCCTCGGCCAGTTCGGGTTGCTGACCGCACTCAGCATCCTCTACTCCTACGTCGCCGCCCTGGCGGTCACGCCATCGGCCGTGGTCCTGTGGGCACGCTACGTGGACTGAGCGCCCCCGAGGCAGTCCGCGACCGCTTCGCAACCACGTCGGTACCAGGGCGCTGCGACGGGAAACCAGCCCGGAAATATCCATTTCCGGTCCGACGGTGTACTATTGGTCCCTACAGCGGTGGTCCGCTCGGGGGGAGGACCGCTCGCGGACCGTGGGGAGATCTCATGAACTCGGACGACACAGACGACCGCGACAGTACCGTGGACGCCTCGGAACGGAACAACGGGACCGACCGGGTTCGGACCGACGAGTCGTCGGCCGAGCGCTCCGAGCGCTCGCTCGCCAGCAACCGGACCACCGTCATCGTCGCCGGGGCGCTCCTCGCCGCGCTCGGGATCCTGGCCATCCTCGCACCCCAGTTGACGGGGATCACCCTGTCGCTCGTGCTCGGGGCGCTACTCGTGATCAGCTCGCTCGCCCACGTCGCCGCGGCGTTCTCGGCCAAGGGGTGGCACGGGTCCGTCTTCGGCGTCGTCCTGGCCGCCCTCTACGGCGTCGCCGGGATCGCGTTGCTCGCCAACCCGGTCCTCGGCCTGGCCGCGCTGACCCTGCTACTGGGCGTCTACTTCCTCGCCGACGGCCTCGTCCAGCTGGTGATGGGCCTGCGGGTCAGGACCAACGACAACTGGGGCTGGCTCCTGATCTCGGGGGTCGTCTCCGTCTTTCTCTCCTCGCTGATCCTGCTCGGCTTCCCCTCCTCGGCCGCCTGGGCGGTGGGCCTGCTGTTCGGCGTCAATCTGCTCACCTCCGGCGTCGCGCTGGCGATGCTCGGGACCGCCGCCAGGGCCGGCCGGGAGACCGGGGCGGGCCAGCGCGTCGGCGAGTCGCGCACCGGCTCCTCCTGACCCACTCCGTCGCGATCTGCCGACGGCGCCGCCTCCCTCACCGCACGTCAGAACTCGACGCGCGGGAGAGCAGGTAGACGGCCACCGCGCCGAAACAGAGATCCAGGGCCGCGAGCACGGCCACCGCGGGGACGACCGTGTCCAGCGCGCCGCCGAAGGCCGTCGTCTCGATCACGACCATCACGTCGGCGTCGAGCACGATCGCCCGCGCGGCGTCGACGCCGTAGGTGACGGGGTTGAGCCGCGCGAAGGTCTGGATCCAGCCCGGGAGGACCGCCAGGGGGAGGAAGGCACTCGACAGGAAGAGCAGCGGGAACTGCAACAGGTTCGCGCCGATGATCGTCGACTCCTGATCACGGGTGAGCACCGCCAGCGCGTTCGAGAAGGAGACGAACCACAGCGAGAAGAGCATCCCGACGGCGACGACGCCGAGCCCGCCGACGACGCCGGTCGCGATCTCCGCGCCGAGGGCGACGCCGAGGACGAGGATGATCGAGATCTGGACGGCGATGCGGAACAGTTCGGCGGCGGTCTTCCCGAGGAACACCGCCGTCCGGTTCATCGGCGAGACGAGCACCTTCTCGAACATGCCGTTCTCGATGTCGTTGACGAGGCCGATGCCGGAGGTGACCGCGGCGGCCAGCGCCACCTGGATGGCGATGGCCGGCACGAGGAAGGTCTCGTAGCCCACGCCCGGCGCGCCACGGGAGACGGCTTCGCCGGCGACGGTGCCGAACACCTCCGTGAACAGGACGAGGAAGATGATCGGCTGGACGAGCGAGACGACGAGCACGAACGGGTTCCGGACGGCCTTCAGGTTCCAGCGCTTGAAGTTGACCCAGACGTCCCCCGCGAAGGAGTTGGCCGACCGGTCCACGGGCCGCGATGTGGTCACGTCGGCGTCGGGCGAACTCATCGGTCACCCGCCTCCGTCGACGCGTCGGCGCCCGTCGGCGTGGCGCTCGCCTGCCCGTCGGACCCGCCGTCCCCGCCGCTATCGACCCGATCGCCGGTGATCGCGAGGAAGACGTCGTCGAGCGTGGGCGCGCGCACGTTGAACCCGGTCACCGTCAGCCCCTCGTCGCGCAGCCTCACGAGGAGGTCGGTCCCGTGCTGGCGCGCAGTCCCGGCCGTGACGGAGATGCCCTCGTCGGTCGTCTCGACCGTGGCGGCGTCGAAGCCCTCGAACGACCGGGCGACGGCGGCGGCGCGTTCACGGGCGGACGGTCCGCCGTCGACGTCGACGTCGAGCACGTCGCCGCCGACGCGGCGCTTGAGGTCCGCCGGCGACCCGTCGGCGACGATCTCGCCGTCGTTGATGACCGCCAGCCGGTCGCAGAGCTGGTCGGCCTCCTCGAGGTACTGGGTCGTGAGGAAGATGGTCGTCCCCCGATCGTTGATGGCCCGGAAGTACTCCCAGAGCCGGTTGCGGGCGCTGGGGTCGAGGCCGGTCGTCGGCTCGTCCAGGAAGACCAGCGGCGGTTCGTGGACCAGGGCCGTCGCCGCGTCGAGGCGCTTTTTCATCCCGCCGGAGAACTCGTCGGCGCGCTTGTCGGCTTCCGGGACCAGGTCGACCAGGTCGAGCAGCTCGTCGATTCGTTCGCCTCGCTCGCCGCGGGGGACGCCGTAGGCCTCGCAGGCGAAGGCGACGTTCTCCCGGGCGGTGAGCTCCGGGTCGATGCTCGTCTCCTGTGCCATGTACCCGATCGACTCCCGGATCTTTCGGGACTCGGACCGCACGTCGAAGCCGTTGACCCGCACGTCGCCACCGGTCGGGGACAGCAGCGTGGCGAACACCTTGATCGCGGTGGTCTTGCCGGCGCCGTTCGGGCCGAGGAAGCCGAAGAACTCCCCGGAGGGGACCGACAGCGACACGTCCGCGACCGCGACGGTCCCGTCCCCGTAGACCAGCCTGAGTCCATCGGCGTCGATGGCGAGCTCCCGTTCGGAGTCGCTCCCCCGCCCCGCCGCTCCATCACCCGCCGAGTTGACCATGTGACCCGTTTCGGTCCCGCGTATAAATTCTCGGCGTCGCATCGGTCGGTCCTTCGGCCTGCCGCGACACGGTGTGGCGAACTCCGGGGAACACTTATGTTAGTTTGGAGAGGAGTCGACGGCGTGAAACCACCGAGAGCCGTCGCCGCGAGCGCGGCCTTCGCGCTCTGTGCGGGCGTCGCCGTCTGGCCGCCCGTCGACTCGCTGCTGTACTGGCAGTGGCTGCCCGGGGCGGCCGCGCTCGGGGATCTGGTCGTCGCCCCCGTCTCCATCCTGGCGCTCTGCCTGGGGATCGGCTTCGGTGCGGTGACAGGGGTCGAACCCCGCTACTTCTTCGTCGGTGGCCTGACCGCCTACCTTTTGGGCAACGCCGTGCTCGCGCTCGCGGTGGCTCCCGACAGCCCGGTCCACCTCCTGCTGTACGCGTATCTGCTCTCGGTGCTGACGGCCGGGGTCACCATCGGTGCAGTCGCGTGGGACCCGGATCTCGGACGCTACCGTGCGATGGGGCGGTGAGTCACGCTTCTTCTTCGTCGTCCACGACGTGGTGCGGGCCGAGCGGGCCGTGTTCGGGACAGGCGCCGACGATCGGCGTCGCGTTCAGACAGCAGGCCCGTCGACCGGTGGCGATCAGGCCGGTCGTCACCTCGGCCCCGCAGCGCCGACAGTGAGGCGTCGTTTCGCCCACGCTCACCAGGCCTCGCGGAGGACGCCCTCGATCTCCTCGACCGTCGGGTCCAGTTCGTTCGGCACGTAGGCCATGAGGCCGTCGTCCATCACGTACGCCGCCACGTTGGGGAGGTCCGACTGGGCGATGCCGTCCAGTTCGCGGAGCGTCGACGGCAGTCCGAGGTCGTCGCGGATCTCGGCCACCCGATCGACGACGGCCTCGGCCAGTTCCGCGTCGCTCTTCCCCTCGGTGTCGACGCCGAGGCCGTCGGCCAGCAGACGACGCCGGCCGTCGACCCGCTCGAAGAGGTAGGAGAGCGCGTGCGGCGCGACGACGGCGTGGGCGACCCCCTGCTGGATCGGGTAGCCGGCGGTCAGGCCGTGGCCGAAGGCGTGGATCAGCGAGAGCGTCATCCCGTCGGGGCGGGAGGCGCCGTACTGGGCGAGGACGATCCCCGGCACGACCGTCTCCAGCGCCGCCTCGGTGTCGGCGCGGAGGTCGGGGAGGCCGTCGGCGAGCAGTTCGAGCGCGCGCTTGCCCGTCGCGTCCGTGACGGCCGTCCGCGTGTTCGCGTACATGGCCTCGACGGCCTTGTCGAACCCGTTCATGGCCGACCCGGCGAGCACGTTCGTGGGCGTCGTCGCGAACAGTGCGGGGTCGTACAGCAGTGCGGCCGGCATCAGCGGCTGGCCGAACAGGCCGCCGCCGACCGGTTCGTCGACCAGCCCGGAGGCGGGCGTGGCGGTGATGCCGGCGGCGATGGAGAGGTCCGCGCCGGCCAGCGTCGTCGGGACCGCCACGATCGGTGGCACGTCCTCGGGGACGGCGATCGAGCCCGTCTCGGCGAGTTCCGCGGCGAGTGCTTCGGCGGACTCCTCGCGTCCGGCGAGCACCGCGATGGCTTTGGCCACGTCGAGGCTGCTCCCGCCGCCGAGGCTCACGAGGACGTCCGCGCCGACGTCGCGCATCGCCTCCAGTCCGGCGACGGCCGCGCCGAGGCGCTTGTCGGGCGTCGTGCCGGCGAACGTGCCGGCGTGGTACTTCCCGAGGCCGTCCTCGACGGGGTCGACGACCGCGGGCGTGTCGCCGACGGTCTTCCCGCAGACGACGAGCGCCCGGTCGGCGCCGATCCCCGACAGTTCCTCGCTCAGTGCGTCCACGCAGCCCTGCCCGTATCGGATCGGGCCGTGCTCGTACGCGAACCGGAATCCCGCGTCGACAGTCTCGTCCATACCCGGCGTAGCGGCGCCGCTGCAATAGGTGTGGTCCCGCCGGCCGTGTCGCGACGCTCACTCCTCTTCGTCGTCGCCGATCGCGCCCCACTCGAGGGAGGTCGCGACCGCCTCGCGATCTTGCTCCTCGAGGCCGGCGCTGAGGATGAACGGGCCCGCGGCGACGGTCCGCAGGGTGACGGTCGTCGCGCGGAGGACGTACGCCGTCAGGACGATGTACGGCGCGAGGGCGACGGTGTAGGCGACGGCGACGAACACGAGCAACGGCGAGAGCGTCAACAGGGTCACGTCGGGAACCAGTTCGGTGTCGAGCGACAGGATGACGTACGAGATGACGACGATCGAGGGCAGCGAGACGTAGAGGAGGCGGCTCGACAGCCGCGCGAGCTCCTGTTTGTAGTAGATCGACTTGAAGTACTCGCGGCCGGTCGCGAGGAACTTCAGCGTCTGGACGAGGTCGTCGATCACCGCCCGCTGTTCGTCGGTCAGTTCGTCGCCGTAGGTCTGGTCGACGATACGCAGGGCCCGCAACTGTTCGGAGTGGTCGTATCGCAGACCGACCAGGAGGACGCCGAAGGTGCCGCTCCGGGTATCGGCGAGCGTGGCTCGGGCCTGCCCGACCTGCACGAGGACGTCGGTGACGAACGGCTCGATGTCGGCCTGGAAGTCGGCGTCGCCCTCCTCGGTGGCGAGTTCCTGCAGTCGCTGGGTTCGCGTGTAGATGACGTGCAGGATGACGCGCAGGAACTCGGCGGGACGCGCCGGCGTGACGTCCTCGGCGACCAGGTCCCCGAGCCGCTGGCGGTAGTCGATGGAGGCGTCCAGGCGCCGTTGCTGGGTCTCGATGTCGGTGATCTCCTCGGAGAGCACGACGGAGTTGATCGAGACGACGACCGAGACGAGCAGGATGGTGCCGCTGAGAAGCGTGTTGAACAGGTCCTGGGTCGTGTTCGTCTCCGTGAGCAGACTGTGGACGTCGAAGGGGCGCAACAGCGAGAGGCCGAGCAGGGTGCCCAACACCAGCAGGAGGAGCGCCGCCGTGACGACCATCCGCCTGCCCGTCAGCAGGAACCAGCGGGTGAGCTGCCCCTCGTCGGTCTGGTGGCTGGCGATCACTCGCCGGTCGATTCGCCCAGGTCGATCATCGTCTCCGTTGTCACCCATTGGGCGGTCCTCTCGGCCGGCCGTCTCGGTCGCCGACGCCGGTGCGGGAACCCCGAGCTAGAGGCCCGAGAAGCTTAGTTAGAGAGGGGTTGTTACTGCTTCGGGCGTCGTTCGGGGGGCGACCGCCGACGCCTGCTCGGCGGGCCGAGGGTAATCCGGGCTTATCGCGGCCGTCCCATCCGCTCAGACGAGGGCTGCGACCATTCCGGAGAGCGCTTCGAGTTCGTCCTCGTTGACGCCGTGCCCCATCCCTTCGTAGATGCGTGTGGTGACGTCGCCGTCGAGCGCGTCGAGGACTTCGGCCGTCTCGTGGACGCGCTCCTCGGGGATGTGCGGGTCGACGTCGCTACAGCCGAGGAAGACTGGCATGCCTGCGAGGTCGCCCTCGACGTCGAGGTACGCCGCCTCGTCGACTGTGTCGCCGATGAGGCCGCCCGAGAGGACGGCCAGCCCGCCGTAGCGGCGGGGGTTGCGCGCGACGTACTCGCTGGCGAGACAGCCGCCCTGGGAGAACCCGACCAGGAGGATCTTCTCGGCCGGGATCCCGGCGTCGATCGCCGTCTCCACCGCGTCGCCCACCGCCCGGAGCCCGGAACTGCGACCCGGTTCGTTGCGCTCGACTGGCTCTAAGAAGGAGTTCGGGTACCAGGTGCTGCGGGCGGCCTGGGGAGCCAGCAGTGCGACGCCGTCGCGGTGGACCTCCCGGCCCATGCCGAGGATGCTGCGCGCGCTCGCCCCGCGGCCGTGGACGAGGACGACGGCCGCATCGGCCGCGTCGAGGTCGGTGCCGTCCGTGACCAGCGGCTGGTCCTGGTGCGGGCCCGTCATCGTTCGGCCTCCGAGACGGGACTCGCGTCGATCCCGGGCAACTGCGATTCGATCACGTCGCGGTCCGATTCGAGCCACGGCGGGAGTTGCAGGTCGCTGCCCAGTTCGGCGACCGACTCGTCGCGGGTGAAGCCCGGTTCGTCCGTCGCGATCTCGAACAGGACGCCACCGGCCTCGCGGAAGTAGACCGACTCGAAGTACTGCCGGTCCTTCCGCGCGGTGACGCGCTGGCCGGCGTCGAGGAGCGAGTCGCGCCACTCGCCCTGCGTCTCCGCGTCGGGGGCGCGGACGGCGACGTGGTGGACGGTCCCGGCGCCCTGCTGACCGCGTTTGGCGTCAGGACGGTCGAGTACGTCGACGACCGTCGCGCGGTCCCCGCCGGACTCGTAGCGGGTCCGTTCGCCCGCCGTCGCGGTGCGTTCGTATCCCAGCGTCTCCAGGAGATCGCCGGTGGCCTCGGGCTCCATCGAGTCGAGCGACACGCCGTGGAACCCGCGGATCGCGTATGCCTCGGGGATCGGCCCGTCGGTCCAGGGTTCGACGTCGCTCTCGGCGGTGACGAGTTCGAGCGGCTGGCCGTCGGGATCTCGGACGGGCAGGACGGTCTCGCCGAACCGCTCTCGCGGGTCGTCGACCGCCAGTCCCTCGTCGTCGAGGCGGTCGCGCCAGAACTCGATCGAGCCCTCGGGGACGACGAAAGCAGTGGCGCTGGCCTGGCCGCGACCGACGCGGCCGGGTCGGCCTTCGCCGAAGGGGAAGAAGGTGAGGATCGTTCCGGGGGTACCGACCTCGTCGCCGAAGTAGAGATGGTAGGTCCCCGGGTCGTCGAAGTTGACGGTGCGCTTCACGAGACGCAGGCCGAGCACGTCGGTGTAGCAGTCGACGGTCGCCTGGGGATCGCTCGAGATGGCCGTGACGTGGTGGATTCCGGGTGTCTGAATCTGCATGCGGGTGTTGAGAATCACTAGGGCACCCGGACGTATAGGCGCTCTCTGGCCGTGGTGATATCAGGTGACGTCGGTGTTACCGGGGGCGGCGGGAGCTTTTTGCCGGCCACTCTCCAACGTCGGGCCGGAATGTTACTGGCGGGAACGGTCGTCGCCGACGCGGAGACCGTCGTCGAGGACGGGGCTGTCGTGATCGCGGACGACCGCATCGCGGCCGTCGGTCCCGAGACCGAACTCCGCGAGCGCTACCCCGACCACGAGCGACGCGAGTACGACCTGCTCGCGCCCGGACTCGTCGGCGGCCACGTCCACTCCGTCCAGTCGCTCGGCCGGGGCATCGCCGACGACACGTCCCTGCTCGAGTGGCTCACCGACCACGTCCTGCCCATGGAGGCCGCGCTCGACGCCGAGGGGATGGCCCTCGCCGCCGAACTGGGCTACCTCGAGTGCATCGAGTCGGGGACGACGACGGTGATCGATCACCTGTCGGTCCACCACGCCGACGCGGCGTTCGGGGCGGCCGCCGACCTCGGTATCCGCGCCCGGATGGGGAAGGTGCTGATGGACCGGGATGCCCCGCCGGGACTGGCCGAATCGGCCGACGAAGCGCTCGCCGAGAGCGAGCGACTGATCGAGCGGTACCACGACGCCTGCGACGGCCGGATCCGCTACGCCGTCACACCCCGGTTCGCGATCAGTTGCACCGAGGAGTGCCTCCGGGGCGCGCGAGCTCTCGTCGATTCCCACGAGGGCGTCCGGCTACACACGCACGCCAGCGAGAACCGCGAGGAGATCGAGCGGATCGAGGCCGAGACCGGCATGCGAAACGTCGAGTGGCTCCACGAGGTGGGGCTGACGGGTGAGGACGTGGTGCTCGCCCACTGCGTCTGGACCGACGAGCGCGAGCGCGAGATACTCGCCGAGACCGGGACCTGTGTGACGCACTGCCCGTCCGCGAACATGAAACTCGCCTCCGGGGTCGCCCCGGTCGCGGACTACCTCGACCGCGGGATCACCGTCGCGCTGGGCAACGACGGGCCGCCCTGCAACAACACGCTCGACCCGTTCACGGAGATGCGTCAGGCCAGCCTCCTGGGGAAGGTCGACGCCCTCGACCCGACGACGCTGCCCGCTTCGACCGTGTTCGAGATGGCGACCGCGAACGGTGCGGCCGCCGCCGGGTTCGACCGCCTCGGCGAGTTGCGGGAGGGGTGGCGGGCCGACGTGATCGGGTTGCGGACCGATCGGATGCGCGCGACGCCGATCCACGACGTCCACTCGCACCTGGTCTACGCCGCGCACGGCGACGACGTGGCGTTCGCGATGGTCGACGGGGAGGTGCTGTACGAGGACGGCGAGCACGTCGGCGTCGACGCGGCGGCGGTCAGGCGGCGGGCCCGCGAGTACGACTGGCGGGACTGAGAAGCCGGCTCCGATCGAGGGTTACCGCAGGGTTCATACCGCTCTGCGACCAATTACCACGCGTCTGGAAGGGTGGCTCAGTGGTAGAGCACCGACGGCTGGCAATGCCAGAACGCTGGCCTCGGGTACCCGCTAAGGGCTTCGCGTGGTTCGAATCCCGCCCCTTCCGTAGAGCGGTTCGTCCGACGAGGCGACGTGTCGCCGAGTCACTACCGAACCGCTCGAGGATGCCGGGATTCGAGCAGACGAGTCGCAGCGCGCGGAGCGAACGGAGTGAGCGAGCACGAACGTCTCGGCGTGTTCGAATCCCGCCCCTTCTGCCGACCGGACTTTCTTCGCGAGGCGTCGTGGCGCCGAACAGATCGGCCGCGATTGCCAAGGCGAAGAGAGTCGAAGGCACACCTGCACCAGCGGACGGCGGACGGGCAAGAACCGCTTTTCGGGTGCTCGTGGACGAACGGATGGGATCGAACAGTGTTCTATCACGACGACCGACTCCAGTACGAGGTCGAGGTCGAGGAACCGGATCCGGTGTTCGGAAAACTGCTGCAGGAAGCCATCGGCGGCGTCGAGGGGGAGATGCGCGTCGCGCTACAGTACCTGTTCCAGGCGTGGTCGGTGCCGGACGAGTACGAGCAGTATCGCGAGGTGTTGCTCGACACCGCAGCGGAGGAACTGGGCCACATCGAGATCCTGGCGACGGCGGTCAAGAAGAACCTCCGGGACGCGCCGGCGTCGCTCGACGAGGACGTGGAGACGCTGGCGCACATGCAACCGCGACAGCTCCTGAGCGGGGGGATGAATCCGATCGCCGGCGACGCCAACGGCGTGCCGTTCAGCGGCTCCTGGGTCGTCGCCAGCGGGAACCTCGCGTCGGACATGTACGCGAACATCATGGCCGAGTCGACGGGGCGGCTGCTGGCGACGCGGCTCTATCACGCCACCGACGACCCCGGCATGAAAGACATGCTGGCGTATCTCGTGGCCCGTGACACCATGCACCAGAACCAGTGGATCTCGCTGCTGAAGACCCTGGGTGACCCCGAGGAGGTGTTCGACGTCCACCCGATTCCGGACAGCTTCCCCGACGAGATTGAGAACCAGGAGTTCAACTACGCGTTCATGTCGACGAACGTGGAGCCACAGGAGAACCCCGACCAGGCGTGGACGAGCGGCGAGTCGATCGACGGGGAGGGCGAGTACTCCTACCTCAACGAGCGCGACATCGATGCACCGCCGATGAGCGTCGGCAAACCGAGCGCCGAGGTGTTCAACGACCCCGCACCCCGGGACGAGGACTGAGCGGGACCTCGCCCGTCCGGTTCCGCACACCGGACTCGGAGAAGGGGATGGCTGCTGACCGCGGGTAACCGGCGGAGGGGACGGAAGGTGTCGCCTACGGGAGCGAACGGCCGGTAGGGCTTAGTGGGAGCCAGCGGCAGGGTCGCACATGCAGGCTGTGATTCTCGCTGCCGGAGAGGGGACGCGGATGCGTCCGCTGACGGAGTCGTTGCCGAAACCGATGCTGCCGGTCGCGGACCGGCCGCTCGCGGCCCACACCGTCGACGCCGCGGTCGCCGCCGGCGTCGACGAACTGATCTTCGTGGTGGGCTACGAGCAAGCGGTCGTCCGGGACCACTTCGGCGACAGCTACCGCGGGGTCCCCGTCTCCTACGCCGTCCAGGAGGAACAACTGGGAACGGCCCACGCCGTGCAGGCCGCCGAGGACCACCTCGACGGGGAGTTCGCGGTCCTGAACGGCGACGACCTCTACGACCCGGCGGCGCTCTCGGACCTGTTCTCCGGCGGCCCGGCCGTCGGCACCTACGAGGTCTCGGATCCGACGCCCTACGGCGTGTTCGCCGTCGAGGACGGCACCGTCACCGGCATCGTCGAGA
Above is a genomic segment from Halorientalis sp. LT38 containing:
- a CDS encoding efflux RND transporter permease subunit yields the protein MDATETAADWIVDRPKTVVLAFLLLTGLFAVGLGTISTTAGTEQFTEGTPAQRAFEDVTREFGTPFAPDSGTTQLIQRDRNVLAKSQLLAMLRAMAELAERPGLRVESTESAAGRIATELDPDATTPAAQRRAVERATGEEIDTAVAKLADEPGFRDQLSDDFNPTAARSSATVGVVTHSIPAGAAETGGGGEQEGPFTAIQLRASAIVAGVDDGISVFGQGIVAAEFSTVIADSLLIVVPAAALLIFVFLLFSYRDPVDLLLGVLSLVLVLIWTFGFVGLVGIPFTQFLIAVPPLLLAVGIDFGIHTINRYREERVTGATIDAAIRRALGQLLVAFFIVTGTTVIGFAANLTSTLAPIRQFGIVAAVGIAVTFLVFGFFLPAAKVAGDRFRDARDLPAFGQQPLGREGSRLARALTSGVAVARRTPVLFLLLVLAISGGSAVYATGVDTSFSEEDFLPPAETPATLERLPEPFAPGEYTVTRDIEFLEDNFEASQGDTVTIYIEGELTRDSTLQSFQRARERPPGSFVSTNRRAETTSIVTVIRDYANESAEFRALVDRNDVDADGVPEDDLEQVYDALLASPQRDRALQYLTENRRAARVEYETEATASQEAVTTDAREVADRYRADATATGQVVVFQSISALILESAVTSLVAALALVAVFLVIAYAVLEDAPVLGLVNLVPIAVSVALLAGTLRLLGLSFNAFTATILSITIGLGIDYSAHVVHRFADEYEDGDPFAALDRTVAGTGGALTGSMLTTTTGVGVLVFALTPVLGQFGLLTALSILYSYVAALAVTPSAVVLWARYVD
- a CDS encoding HdeD family acid-resistance protein, encoding MNSDDTDDRDSTVDASERNNGTDRVRTDESSAERSERSLASNRTTVIVAGALLAALGILAILAPQLTGITLSLVLGALLVISSLAHVAAAFSAKGWHGSVFGVVLAALYGVAGIALLANPVLGLAALTLLLGVYFLADGLVQLVMGLRVRTNDNWGWLLISGVVSVFLSSLILLGFPSSAAWAVGLLFGVNLLTSGVALAMLGTAARAGRETGAGQRVGESRTGSS
- a CDS encoding ABC transporter permease: MSSPDADVTTSRPVDRSANSFAGDVWVNFKRWNLKAVRNPFVLVVSLVQPIIFLVLFTEVFGTVAGEAVSRGAPGVGYETFLVPAIAIQVALAAAVTSGIGLVNDIENGMFEKVLVSPMNRTAVFLGKTAAELFRIAVQISIILVLGVALGAEIATGVVGGLGVVAVGMLFSLWFVSFSNALAVLTRDQESTIIGANLLQFPLLFLSSAFLPLAVLPGWIQTFARLNPVTYGVDAARAIVLDADVMVVIETTAFGGALDTVVPAVAVLAALDLCFGAVAVYLLSRASSSDVR
- a CDS encoding ABC transporter ATP-binding protein, which produces MVNSAGDGAAGRGSDSERELAIDADGLRLVYGDGTVAVADVSLSVPSGEFFGFLGPNGAGKTTAIKVFATLLSPTGGDVRVNGFDVRSESRKIRESIGYMAQETSIDPELTARENVAFACEAYGVPRGERGERIDELLDLVDLVPEADKRADEFSGGMKKRLDAATALVHEPPLVFLDEPTTGLDPSARNRLWEYFRAINDRGTTIFLTTQYLEEADQLCDRLAVINDGEIVADGSPADLKRRVGGDVLDVDVDGGPSARERAAAVARSFEGFDAATVETTDEGISVTAGTARQHGTDLLVRLRDEGLTVTGFNVRAPTLDDVFLAITGDRVDSGGDGGSDGQASATPTGADASTEAGDR
- a CDS encoding iron-containing alcohol dehydrogenase family protein; amino-acid sequence: MDETVDAGFRFAYEHGPIRYGQGCVDALSEELSGIGADRALVVCGKTVGDTPAVVDPVEDGLGKYHAGTFAGTTPDKRLGAAVAGLEAMRDVGADVLVSLGGGSSLDVAKAIAVLAGREESAEALAAELAETGSIAVPEDVPPIVAVPTTLAGADLSIAAGITATPASGLVDEPVGGGLFGQPLMPAALLYDPALFATTPTNVLAGSAMNGFDKAVEAMYANTRTAVTDATGKRALELLADGLPDLRADTEAALETVVPGIVLAQYGASRPDGMTLSLIHAFGHGLTAGYPIQQGVAHAVVAPHALSYLFERVDGRRRLLADGLGVDTEGKSDAELAEAVVDRVAEIRDDLGLPSTLRELDGIAQSDLPNVAAYVMDDGLMAYVPNELDPTVEEIEGVLREAW
- a CDS encoding alpha/beta hydrolase, producing the protein MTGPHQDQPLVTDGTDLDAADAAVVLVHGRGASARSILGMGREVHRDGVALLAPQAARSTWYPNSFLEPVERNEPGRSSGLRAVGDAVETAIDAGIPAEKILLVGFSQGGCLASEYVARNPRRYGGLAVLSGGLIGDTVDEAAYLDVEGDLAGMPVFLGCSDVDPHIPEERVHETAEVLDALDGDVTTRIYEGMGHGVNEDELEALSGMVAALV
- a CDS encoding ring-cleaving dioxygenase, which produces MQIQTPGIHHVTAISSDPQATVDCYTDVLGLRLVKRTVNFDDPGTYHLYFGDEVGTPGTILTFFPFGEGRPGRVGRGQASATAFVVPEGSIEFWRDRLDDEGLAVDDPRERFGETVLPVRDPDGQPLELVTAESDVEPWTDGPIPEAYAIRGFHGVSLDSMEPEATGDLLETLGYERTATAGERTRYESGGDRATVVDVLDRPDAKRGQQGAGTVHHVAVRAPDAETQGEWRDSLLDAGQRVTARKDRQYFESVYFREAGGVLFEIATDEPGFTRDESVAELGSDLQLPPWLESDRDVIESQLPGIDASPVSEAER
- a CDS encoding 5'-deoxyadenosine deaminase, with the protein product MLLAGTVVADAETVVEDGAVVIADDRIAAVGPETELRERYPDHERREYDLLAPGLVGGHVHSVQSLGRGIADDTSLLEWLTDHVLPMEAALDAEGMALAAELGYLECIESGTTTVIDHLSVHHADAAFGAAADLGIRARMGKVLMDRDAPPGLAESADEALAESERLIERYHDACDGRIRYAVTPRFAISCTEECLRGARALVDSHEGVRLHTHASENREEIERIEAETGMRNVEWLHEVGLTGEDVVLAHCVWTDEREREILAETGTCVTHCPSANMKLASGVAPVADYLDRGITVALGNDGPPCNNTLDPFTEMRQASLLGKVDALDPTTLPASTVFEMATANGAAAAGFDRLGELREGWRADVIGLRTDRMRATPIHDVHSHLVYAAHGDDVAFAMVDGEVLYEDGEHVGVDAAAVRRRAREYDWRD